The region GGCAACTGAAACACAAACCGTATGACCATCAAAAACGGGCACTCGGTTGCAATGTGCAGAAATTTTGAAGTCAGCAGATTTGATCACGCCACCTTCTACAGTACCTAAACATTTTTGAGGTTCGATCTCTGCCTTATCTTCTTCTCCACCGATGAACGGTACAACGTTCCCAAGAATGTCCATCGTCGGAACACCAGGGTATCCTGCCCCTGAGATGGCTTGCATCGAAAATAACATAACAGATTTTAAGCCAAACGCATCCATCAGTGGCTTTAAGGAAATGGTAACACCCATAATCGTACAATTTGAATTTGTGATGATTTTCCCTTTTGTCTTTTGTGCAGATAATACATCCAAATGATGCGCGTTTACTTCCGCAGAAAGAATCGGTACATTAGGATCCATACGATGGTTCTTGGAATTGGATAAAACCATCACTCCCGCTTCCGCATAGGCAGTTTCCACTTCACCCGCAATAGAGGCATCAAGACCACTGAACACAAGTTGTACGCCCTTCGTCACTTGGGGATCTGGCAAAGAAATGATAATGTCTTTCGCATAAGAAGGAATGTCGGAAGAAATCTTCCAACGAGACTTCATCACCTCACCATAAGTTTGGCCTG is a window of Leptospira sp. WS60.C2 DNA encoding:
- the asd gene encoding aspartate-semialdehyde dehydrogenase, whose amino-acid sequence is MEKIKVGVLGATGSVGQRFIQLLENHPYFTVTHLAASEKSAGQTYGEVMKSRWKISSDIPSYAKDIIISLPDPQVTKGVQLVFSGLDASIAGEVETAYAEAGVMVLSNSKNHRMDPNVPILSAEVNAHHLDVLSAQKTKGKIITNSNCTIMGVTISLKPLMDAFGLKSVMLFSMQAISGAGYPGVPTMDILGNVVPFIGGEEDKAEIEPQKCLGTVEGGVIKSADFKISAHCNRVPVFDGHTVCVSVAFDKKPKKEEILKVWADFKGEPQKLGLPFAPNPAILYREENDRPQPRLDLDTGKGMTTVVGRLREDSILDWKWVVLSHNTIRGAAGAAILNAELLYKKGYFN